One Methanocaldococcus infernus ME DNA segment encodes these proteins:
- the phoU gene encoding phosphate signaling complex protein PhoU — translation MPKKFEEMLKEIENDILEMAELCIDQTESAVNTFIEGDKEKAKHIRRRDTAIDLMEIKIEDKCIKAIALHHPVSEDLRELMTCIKISSKLEKVGDNAAKICKILLKSEYEGKRKNQILEVMKDYLITMIKNAMVAFKNRDEGLARDVYNMDKKMDELYEELYRCMISKILENPSKNLTLATDIIFAAKYLERSGNIVASIGDRIVYMITGERIKEEELEEILEKKS, via the coding sequence ATGCCAAAAAAATTTGAGGAGATGCTAAAAGAAATTGAAAATGATATCTTAGAGATGGCTGAGCTCTGTATTGATCAAACAGAATCTGCTGTAAATACATTTATTGAAGGAGATAAGGAGAAAGCTAAGCATATAAGAAGGAGAGACACAGCTATAGATTTGATGGAGATAAAAATAGAAGATAAGTGTATAAAAGCTATAGCTTTACATCATCCAGTTTCTGAGGATTTAAGGGAGTTAATGACTTGTATTAAAATCTCTTCTAAACTTGAGAAAGTTGGAGATAATGCAGCCAAGATTTGCAAAATTTTGTTAAAGTCAGAGTATGAAGGAAAAAGGAAAAATCAAATATTGGAAGTTATGAAAGATTACTTAATAACCATGATAAAGAATGCCATGGTAGCCTTTAAGAATAGAGATGAAGGCTTAGCAAGAGATGTTTACAACATGGACAAAAAGATGGATGAGCTTTATGAAGAACTCTATAGATGTATGATCTCAAAAATCTTAGAGAATCCTTCTAAGAACCTAACCTTAGCCACTGATATTATCTTTGCTGCCAAATACTTGGAGAGGAGTGGGAATATAGTGGCTTCTATAGGAGATAGAATAGTTTATATGATAACTGGGGAGAGGATAAAAGAGGAAGAATTAGAGGAAATTTTGGAAAAAAAGAGTTAA
- the pstB gene encoding phosphate ABC transporter ATP-binding protein PstB: protein MPEIKMETKNLSLWYGEKQALYNISMPIYKNKITALIGPSGCGKSTFLRCLNRLNDLIDNVRIEGEVLLDGKNIYDEDVDVYELRKRVGMVFQKPNPFAMSIYDNVAFGPRIHGVKDKKELDKIVEWALKKAALWDEVKDELNKNAFALSGGQQQRLCIARAIAVKPEVLLMDEPTSALDPISTLKIEELMLELAKDYTIVVVTHNMQQASRISDYTAFFLMGKLIEFGETEQIFLNPQKKETDDYIRGRFG, encoded by the coding sequence GGTATGGGGAGAAACAGGCTTTATATAATATAAGCATGCCAATATATAAAAATAAAATTACAGCCTTAATAGGACCATCTGGCTGTGGGAAGAGTACATTCTTAAGATGCCTTAATAGGCTCAATGACTTAATAGATAATGTTAGAATAGAGGGAGAAGTTCTCTTAGATGGAAAGAATATTTATGATGAGGATGTAGATGTCTATGAGCTAAGGAAAAGAGTAGGAATGGTTTTCCAAAAGCCTAATCCCTTTGCCATGTCCATCTATGACAATGTTGCCTTTGGTCCAAGGATACATGGAGTTAAGGACAAGAAAGAGCTTGATAAGATTGTTGAGTGGGCATTAAAAAAAGCTGCTCTCTGGGATGAGGTTAAAGATGAACTTAATAAAAATGCCTTTGCCCTCTCTGGAGGTCAGCAGCAGAGGTTATGTATAGCAAGGGCTATAGCTGTAAAGCCAGAGGTTCTATTAATGGATGAGCCAACCTCTGCTCTTGATCCAATCTCCACATTGAAGATAGAGGAGTTAATGTTAGAGTTGGCTAAGGATTATACTATAGTGGTTGTTACTCACAACATGCAGCAGGCAAGTAGGATCTCTGACTATACAGCCTTCTTTTTGATGGGTAAGTTAATAGAGTTTGGAGAGACTGAGCAAATCTTCCTAAATCCACAGAAGAAGGAAACTGATGACTACATAAGAGGTAGATTTGGGTAA
- the sat gene encoding sulfate adenylyltransferase, with product MISKPHGGKLVKKLLSSREKEKILEEQNEFLKIKINYGNAIDIENIAYGVYSPLKGFLNNEDFQSVLDCMRLSNDIPWTIPIVLDLKNPSFKEGDEILLYYNDLPIARMCVEDIYTYNKKEFAQKIFKTTDLEHPGVSKIYKMEDYLVGGEIELLNELPNPFGRYTLRPEETRDLFKDRGWKRIVAFQTRNVPHRGHEYIQKVALTFVDGLFINPVLGKKKKGDYKDEVIIKAYDVLFKHYYPKNSAILATVRYEMRYAGPREAIHHAIMRKNFGCTHFIVGRDHAGVGDYYGPYEAWDLFKEFPDLGITPMFIYEAFYCKKCGEMVNAKICPHDGEYHIKISGTKLREMIINKEQPPEYMMRPEVYEVIKNFKNPFVE from the coding sequence ATGATTTCTAAGCCACATGGTGGGAAGCTAGTTAAAAAATTATTATCTTCTAGGGAAAAAGAGAAAATTTTAGAAGAACAAAATGAATTTCTAAAAATTAAAATTAATTATGGGAACGCTATTGATATAGAAAATATTGCTTATGGAGTATACTCACCTCTCAAGGGATTTTTAAATAATGAAGATTTTCAATCTGTTTTAGATTGTATGAGGTTAAGTAATGATATACCCTGGACAATACCTATAGTTCTTGATTTGAAAAATCCTTCCTTTAAAGAAGGGGATGAAATTCTGCTTTATTATAATGATCTACCTATAGCAAGGATGTGTGTTGAGGATATTTATACTTATAACAAAAAAGAATTTGCTCAAAAAATTTTTAAAACTACGGATTTAGAACATCCAGGAGTGTCTAAAATTTATAAAATGGAGGATTATTTAGTTGGGGGAGAAATTGAGCTTTTAAATGAATTACCCAATCCTTTTGGTAGATATACTTTAAGACCAGAGGAAACAAGAGATTTATTTAAAGATAGAGGATGGAAAAGAATTGTGGCATTCCAAACAAGAAATGTTCCTCATAGGGGGCATGAATATATTCAAAAGGTTGCATTAACATTTGTTGATGGCTTATTTATTAATCCAGTTTTAGGTAAAAAGAAAAAAGGAGATTATAAAGATGAAGTCATCATTAAAGCATATGATGTTTTGTTTAAACATTACTATCCAAAAAACTCTGCTATTTTAGCAACAGTAAGATATGAGATGAGGTATGCAGGACCTAGAGAAGCTATTCACCATGCAATCATGAGAAAAAATTTTGGATGCACTCATTTTATTGTAGGGAGAGATCATGCAGGAGTTGGAGATTACTATGGGCCATATGAAGCTTGGGATTTATTTAAGGAGTTTCCCGACTTAGGAATTACTCCAATGTTCATATATGAAGCTTTTTACTGTAAAAAATGTGGAGAAATGGTAAATGCTAAAATATGTCCGCATGATGGAGAGTATCATATAAAGATAAGTGGAACAAAGCTAAGAGAAATGATAATTAATAAAGAGCAGCCTCCAGAGTATATGATGAGACCAGAGGTTTATGAAGTTATAAAGAATTTTAAAAATCCATTTGTGGAGTGA